The genomic interval GGACAACCTTTATTTCGTAAAGCTTTACTTAATGCTTATAACTATTGCTGTGCTATGTCCGGTTGTAATGCACAGGAAGCATTAGAAGCAGCTCATATTATACCCTACTGTAAAACAGAGGATAATAATATTTCAAATGGATTACTACTGCGAGCCGATTTACATACTCTCTTTGATCTAAATTTAATTGCTATAGATCCAAAAACGATGCAGATACGAATTGCTCCTAGTTTACTAGGTACTTCTTATGAAAAAGAGATACACAATAAATTCCTGCAACTACCCATAAATAAATCAGATTATCCTAGCACCGAAGCACTCATATGGCGCTGTAACCAGTGCAATTGGTATAACCAGCTATACAAATAAACAAGCATTAATTACAGGTGGTTAGTTGTCACTGGGGAGAGGTTCCCCAGTGTTTTTACTACACAATTAGTACATTAAGCAGCTGCCTGCTGTGCTAGAGCGCCGGTCGAGTAGAAGGTGTTGACAAATTACGCATAGTATGAATTTGATGCACACAAACACTCGCACAAGTTCATGATGGATTGCTTGGTTGTACCTAAGACATCCGCGATCACTTGTGCATCTGCCAGCCACGATGCGTCCGTAAAAACAATTTGACTCGTTCTCTTGGTTCACTCATACAAACACTGAAATAAAGACTACGATGTGTTTAACTCTTTATGTTCCTTCATGTTCTTTATAGCTAATTTTTTTCTTCTTACTTCTGGCGATCCATTACCTGGTACAGCAACTTGGTAAATTACGGAAATTCTATATTGGCAATTATTATGTCTTCTGTTAACGCTCTTTGGGCAAGGCAGGAGACAGAAGGAAATAACTATCAGAACTATCTTATACAAAGCCTTCTATCTTGCCCAATTTTACCCAATTGGGGTTGAAAAACCCGCTATCTATACAGCATTTACAATTGGTTGAGGTCTGAATTCTCATCCAATTGACCATTCTGCCCTTTGCCTTTTTCAATAACGCTTACTTTTTCTTATGCGCGATCGCCTATCTAACTAAAGCTGGCTCTGTCTTCAACTGATCTATTCCAACGTTCTCGCTGACGTGATACAGCAAACCATAAGAATCTGTTACCAATCGGTAACGGTTGGTAAACCGTCGCCAGTTTCCACCATTAGGAGCATGGGCGCGGAAGCTGAACTCAACAAACGAATCTCGATCGTCGGGAGTTAAAGACTGACGAGTTACAAGATCAAAGGCGCTTAAATCTTCCGGATGCCAATACTGTTCCCTGCGACGTCTTACAGCTTCTTCTAGGCTGCCAGTTACCATGATGGCACTGCTTTCACTCATCGCAACCTGGCGCTGGTCATGCAACCTAATTAATGCACAACGAAGTTCGGGATGCTCACAAAAGTAGTCAATAACTTTAATAATGGGGCGAGACAATTTCATCTCTGCTATCTGAATACCGGGGAGCGCAATCATTGGTGACGTAGACATATTGAGGTTCCTTCCTACAACCGTTTCACAGGAAATTGAAAAATACTTTGTTCCAGAGCCATGCCAAAAAACTTTAATTTCTTTGCAACCCCAAGCTGACCCCAGAGACGATAAATACCTATAGATCTGTCTTAACTCAAGTGCTTCTAATTTGTTAGAAGCTGTCAATTTAATAGTGTCAGAGGAACAAAAGGCGACATCAACACAGAAAGGTAATTGCTTTTTCAGCAACTCTGATGCATAAGCGTCAACTGTGGCAATTGCATCCAGAAGAATCTGCTTCATGTTTGTCCTGGTTATCATTGAAACTTTGTTGTCTAATCGCTATAAGTTCATCATGCCTGTAAGGTTCTCCATTATCACGAGTCAACAAAAGCGTTAGAGCAATCAATTCTTCGTCTGAAGGATAGCTACCTTGAGAAATCGCTACAACTCGTTCCAATGGAAGCGCCACTTCCTCAGCTATTTGCTCAATGGACAGAGACGACTTGTTAATTTCTGCTATTACGAGAGCAGCGATGCTAGGGTGTTCGGATTCTTTCATTGCAGATGAGGGCTTTAGCGCGGTTTTAAGAAGCGTTCCAGCTGCCAATACGATTCTGGCAATCTCGTAATTGGAAAAATGACGTAGTGCTTCCATCACTTCTGCCACAGTTAACTTTTGCTTTTCTTTTACCTCCTTTTGTAACTCTACTGACACGTTTAGCGTTTCTCTTCCAAAGCGTTCTAGCACTTCGCTTAAAGAAATCCCCATTGCTTTAGCACGCTCAAGCGCTGCTTTTTTCCCTGTGGGAGTAAGGTGCAGCGTCGTTTTCTGAGACTTGGGTTCGTCCCAGATTTCGCCAATGCCATCGGTGGATTTTGTTCCTTTCTTACCCATACATCAACTCTACCAGCTCTCACGGGATGCCAAAAGATTTTTTTGACAGCAGACCATTGACTTTGGTATGACGGCAGACCTATACTCTTAACCAAGGAAAAAGGAAAAACCTGACATACAAGCAGGAATACGGTCAAGAACTATGGCAAGAAACTTATGGCAGCCGCTGGAAAGCCTACCAGTAACGGGCGTTGACCCAAGAATATTTTGCAGAAACCATTTCAAGTTGACAGTACTTGATGATGAAAGGGCGATCGCAGCAGAGGAAGCGGAGCCTGGGTATCTGAAAGGCTGTGTTCAACTTTTAGCGAAAGTCTTAAGCGTGACTGCCAGGACAGTGCGAGGCTGGGGGCGACTGACTTACTCAAAGATGCCCGCACACTACCTGATGGTTTTGGCTTACGCCCAAAACCTAAAAACTTTACCCAAGCAGCCCATGACTCCACGGGAATTCTGCCAACGGTTTTTTGGCATTCACAACTTGCACCCAAGCCACATAGCTGAACACGAAACGGAGACTGGTTACAGAGGCAAGTGCAACCAGCTGTTGGCGAGAGTGCTAGGAGTAACCACTCGCACGGTTAGAAGTTGGGGCAATCTCAATTATTCCAAAATGCCGAAACGCTATCGCCTTGTCCTGGCTTACGCATTAGCAGCAATGGGTTTCCATTCAGAGCAACAAAGACCATCAGCAATGCCATTGGCAGCATAAGCCAGAAAATTTTGGGGTGATTAATGAAGCTATCAAAACTTGTAGAAATTGGCACAAATAAGAACTTCAAACCACGGAACAAGTGTTATGGTGAGTACAAACGCGATCGCCAACCACGTTAATCACATTCAGGATGACCCATTCGACCTGCAGGAAGCTGCGACCCAAGCACAGCTAGAGTTTGCATTTTGGTTGAACAAGCAGAAGGAGCAATTACGCAGTAGACAGTTTGGTGACTTGCTCAAGGCTTATGGTTGGTTGCGGAAAGAAGCAAATAAGTTCTTAAAGCTAGCTAACGTGTTCAGCAAATTCACCCCAAAGGACTTAGCTAAATTGGGGTTGCCAATGCTGCAGCTGTTATCGCAAGACCGATACGCTAAGGTTCGAGAGGCAATGCTGGGCTTGACGGAAATCACCCAAGAAGCAGTGCAAAACCTAATTAAAAAAATCAACAGCAAACCCAGGCAGCCCAAGCAAAAACCAGTAGTTTGGCGTCAGTCAGGTAGTGGTAGCCGTTACTGGCTTGTACCCCCGGTTCACAATCAAGATGCTGTCGGAGTAGCATTTCAATCAATGGTGGACACGGAAGGTCTACTGCCGCAACAGATAGCTGCGGAAGGGATAATGTTGCGGCAGGCATATAAGGAAGGAAGGTTAATGTTGGTGGAAAGTGCTGAACCATCTGCTGAAGCAGAAACACCAGATGTTTGGGTTGAGGACTTTAACACGGATACTAACACTGAGGTGCGTGAGGAAACGACGGAGGGTGAATGGACTTTTGAACCTGCACCCGAAAAAGATGATTTTACGGAAGATGATGCTGTCGTTGAAAGCGAACCAGAGTGTAGCACCCAGTCTCCTGTTGAGGTGTTAATTGAGACCTTTCAGATAGCTACAACTTGGGAACAAATAAGAGTTGCTTTGGCTGTTCGAGAAGATTACAAGCAAGAGGCATGGGAGGCGCTTACACCAGTAGAAAGGAAGCGAGTGAGGGGATTGATGCCAATTGAGGTAAAGAAACTGTCTGAGGCGAAAAAGGCTGGGTTGATTCTTGATTTTCAAGAACTCAGAGAGGGAGTGTACCAGGTACGGAGAGTGGGTAGCGTGTTGGGAGAAGTTGTGAGTGCATCCAGGTTAGATGCTTTTTTGGCACAGTTAAGATACGACGGGCAAAGCTTGGCTTAAAGTGCGAGCGCACTTACTTTAGGCTAGGTTATGAAACGCCGATTGTAAATCCGCCACGTTTATCTGAATTTTAGTATCAACCAATCTGTTCGGGCTGCCAACTGCTAAGCGATTGCCCGTCACCCAAGCAGATTGCGGCTGAAACTGATAGATGCGCCGGGGGGAATCATTCAAATAATCCTCTGGAGTCCTTATCAGTTGCTTGCCAGTCCGATGTAGGAGCAGTTGCATCACTTGAGGAGTACGCTCAGAACCTAGTTCCGAGGCAGTCCCATAGAAATACAGTCCTTCACCCGTACCTTCTGAAACGCTTGAATTAAAGATGGCAACTGCTAAGCGTCCGTTATTTTGGTAGATGTTTTGGGAATGATTGGATGTTACGGCTGAAGACCAGTAAATGTTTAAATTGTCATCGTAGGCAAAAAAGACAGGCGATGCCCAAGGGATACCATCCACAGAGCAAGTTGATAGCGTGCAGTAAATGTTACTGGCAATAATGCGTTGAGCTTTTGCTATAACTTCTGGGTTTTTTGAATCAATTGTGTTGACCCATTTATTACTTTCGGCTGCGCTTTCCATACAAAAGATACGTTATTCAAAACTATCCAATCTCATTTCTCTCAAAATATCGGATGGTTTCCAACCGCCCGAGCTAACGGTATAGCTTCTTGATACTAGTTGGTGCATATCTATAGATTCTGGTTCAAGTAATTCTTTTGGTAAGCTGGTTTGGTCAGCTTGAGGTGAACTGGACTGGGCTTGGATTTTTGGTGCTGGTGTCGAAATTTTAATGATGCTCTGCTTCATGATGGTAGTCTTGTAAAAGCAAAGGCTTCATTATACATTTTTTCAGTTGGTTTTCAGTGCCTGGGAGCAAAAATTTTGGGTAAGTATGGGGAAACTCGTGCGATCGCTGTCTGCGGATACAGGAGTTGCAAAGGCCATTTTGGTATCAACCAATCAATCGGTTCGCAGTGCCAACTGGTAAGCGATAAGCGAGCGATTACGGATGGGTGCATCATCTCAAGGAAGGTTCTCAAAGTGTTGAGACTCTAGCTGAGGCGCTCAGTGTTGATGCCCCAGCACTTTATCGATTCCTTCGAGCTTTAGCAAGTGCTGGAATCTTTTCAGAAACACAATCCAGACAGTTCCAGTTGACTCCAATGGCAGAATGTCTTTGTAGCGATGCACCGACTTCGATTCGACGATTAGCAATTTGGTCAGGGAGTGAGCCAATACACTGGCAGATGTGGGGAAATTTGCTCTACAGCGTGAAAACAGGTAAGCCTGCTTTTGAGTGCTGCAGGGTTTCAACTCGCTCGAATCCTTCCCACTCAATGTCCTTCGAGCTTGATTGAGGCAATTAAACTTTAGTAGTACGAATGAGGTGTTCTCCTCTAAGCTTATTCTTTCAGCAGAACACCTTACCTAGGTGATGTCGGAACTAGTATAGTTAAGATGGGTGACATCGTTTAAGGGTATTCCTTACGCGTGAGCAAGATTAAACCTTGTTAAACTATTGCGTTTTTTCAATCCTTAATTAGTTTTGTTTGCGCTTTGGTAATTGGGGGTGTTGACCGCAAATCTTACATCACAATGATGGAAAAAGAAGCCTAGGAAGCGAAAGAAACCAGACGTACTAGAGTAATTCTGTAGGATAACGGATTGATACACCGATGTAAAGAAGTACAAAAGCTACGGTCAAACTGGGAACACATGGGTTTGTACATTTTTTTTATACACGTTTACCCTTCTTATTTATAACATTTCTTAAGATCCATAATGAGTAACACATTTGAGAAAATAAGCAAAACTAATACGCTTATACACCTGAATCTTTATTGATGTTCTGTTGTTTGGCATGGATTGTGAAATAAATTGCTTCTCATACCATTTGCGATCGCCTTATCAATCAGCTACTTGTGTAATGTCATTTGTTTGGTGTCAGTTAGAGAACCTTGCTTGCCACCATAAGAGCAATTGTACTTTTGTATTTGTTTGAGGCAAGCGCTCATGACGTTCTTAGGATATGTTTTACTCGTGTAAATTTCTTGCTATCGTGTTTATTTTAAAGATAGTCTCAAACAGAATTTATCGCAGGGAAAAAATTTCCCTTCGGGAAATGCAGCTAAGACTTTAGTTGAATGATACAAGGTCAGTAATGGCGCAAAGCATTTATTGTAGGCGTTTGTACTATTATGTAACGTCTACTTTTCTTCTTTTCTTGTAG from Scytonema hofmannii PCC 7110 carries:
- a CDS encoding pyridoxamine 5'-phosphate oxidase family protein, coding for MESAAESNKWVNTIDSKNPEVIAKAQRIIASNIYCTLSTCSVDGIPWASPVFFAYDDNLNIYWSSAVTSNHSQNIYQNNGRLAVAIFNSSVSEGTGEGLYFYGTASELGSERTPQVMQLLLHRTGKQLIRTPEDYLNDSPRRIYQFQPQSAWVTGNRLAVGSPNRLVDTKIQINVADLQSAFHNLA
- a CDS encoding methyltransferase family protein, translated to MHHLKEGSQSVETLAEALSVDAPALYRFLRALASAGIFSETQSRQFQLTPMAECLCSDAPTSIRRLAIWSGSEPIHWQMWGNLLYSVKTGKPAFECCRVSTRSNPSHSMSFELD